The sequence agtgttttcaACGTAgacatctagggttcaaattgcccccccattgtaactatcaaatttataataataaaaaaaagaattgactATGATAATTTTATTGGTACACCATGATGGCTTTGCTTTGTTAATGGTATCCACACTGATTCGTTCTACTAATTTTGCCATATTTGCCACTGCCACCTTTTTTATAAAACACTGGAtatctgtttctaaaatttgCAGAATTCTGGCCAAATTGCTCCCTTAGATGAGATCATTAGATTGAAGGAGAAACATCGGTTTCGTGTTTTATTGGATGAGAGCAACTCATTTGGAGTGCTTGGCAGTTCTGGAAGAGGTCTCACTGAGTACTGTGGGGTTCCAGTATGTTATGAAAACTTATCCAAAcccttttttcttctaaaataaatttccCAGTTTCTGTTTGTGATTGATGGTGATACGGTATGCAGATTGACAAGATAGATATTGTAACTGCTGCAATGGGACATGCATTAGCCACAGAAGGAGGATTCTGCACTGGAAGTGCTAGAGTTATTGATCACCAAGTATGTAAATAGTAAATTATAAGAATGACCTAGTAAAATGAACAATTTTGCTGATTGGATGGAAACACAATTCAAAAGTTTTATACTATTCTATTCTAGATGGTGATGCTTATTTTATAGTAATAGATTTCTTGTCCAGTGTTTTAAGTGCTAATGTCTGTGTGCGCGCTAATTTTTGGCAGCGATTGAGCAGTTCTGGATACGTTTTTTCTGCTTCCTTGCCCCCATATCTTGCGAGTGCTGCAATAACCGCTATTGATGTCCTGGAGGAAAATCCTGGTCTGATAAAGAAGCTGAAGGCAAACACTGCTCTCTTATGGAAAGGTTGGTTCTAAATTCTACCTCACTGCTAACTGATGTTGGATATATTtggaaagaacaaaaatacCATACATTGGGAGCTGAAGAATTTTATGTTCAGTAATGCTTTATAACAGTACcatttatcccttttttttaatcattatagGCATAGGTACAAGAAACAACTATTGATAGGGCATTATTATCCGTTGTTTAAAGTTGGTTGCTTTAGGCTGCATGGCCATGTGTaatctttttatgtatttaCCTCTGAATTATACCTTTTAAAACAAGTCTGCTTACTTTAGATAGATGCCTTGAATACATGGTGCTGCATCCAGCCATTGAAAACATAATTGTTTAATCTatcaaaagccaatttttttatGTTCCTACCTTCTTGTTAAAACTTATGAAGtcaaccaaaaattaattaatatagaTATGCTTGCTTAAAGCTGCCTTCATACTGTTTAGTTCAAAATATATTTGGTGACTGCAGGATTGTCAGATATACCTGGCCTCTCGATAGCAAGTAATCCTGAATCGCCCATTGTTTTTCTCAAATTAGAGAAGTCAACAGGATCAATGAAAAATGACTTAAGCCTTCTTGAGGACATTGCTGACCGTGTAAGTAAAATAGCTTTATCCATTTTCTATTCATAccttttgcaatttttatttcctaattGTTGTATGATTGCAGGTGTTGAAGGAAGACTCCGTATTTGTGGTGGCTTCCAAAAGATCAACACTTGATAAGTGCCGTTTGCCCGTTGGTATCAGATTGTTTGTTTCTGCGGCCCATTCAGAATCTGATCTGCAGAAGGCAGCTGAATCATTGAAAAGAGTTACAGCATTGGTGCTCAAGAGTTAAAACTAGTTAAACTGAGTGGTGCATGTCAAATCTCTACTCTGTCCGCTCTTGCCGGACCTCATCAGGTTTCTTTTAGATGCCCTTCATATTTTAAGACAATTTTTGTAATGTAGGCTACGGCCTGTCATTGTTGATAATTTATGTAGTAATTCCTGTGCAATTATTTTTAGAATGACAAATTTTGTTCATGCAACTTTTGAGTACTTTTAATATAAGCCATAGTTTTAATAGCATCCTTTGGGGTGTCTTATCACATGTTTGTGGTTCAAACTCCACCTGTCTCCATTATCTACCtatcaaagggaaaaaaaaaaaaatttgagtgttTGTTCACTGTACTGTGGAcatttttgggatgtaaaaattGTAGAGATTAAATATTTATTCTTCTGAACCTCTCTTAACTGCTTTATTCAAGATAAGGAAAAGATGATTTAAGCGTCACTGCTCTGGAAGCATTTTGAAGACGGGTCATACTGGGACCAACACTTTTACATTATGGGGCTGAATGCTTTGTTACCAATTAGCAACTTCACTGATGTTCTGAAAAGGAAAGGCCTGTGTATGATGGTggcgtttttcttttttgggtaatcAATACATGGCGAGAAAAAATTCAACTAGGCTTAATATAGTGTTTGAAGTTGATTGAATCTTATAATGGATGGTGCAAAAATTCATTAGTAATAGCATATTTTGAGGGGTAATTTTCACTCGGGAGTTTGAATACGTAgaactcctaaaaatatatgtttttgatAGTGATAAACAATAAACGATCTAGAAACTGATTGAACTGGAAGACTTTTGAGGATTTCCTGCTATTGCAATTTCACCATTGTAgatgtttgtaatttttgaagtttattatgtgtaagaaataaaaatattatgctAAGAGTCTTGTAGTTCGACATTACTTGGTTCTTGTAAATTCCTAAGTTTGTGACATTAATTGGTCCctataattttgtgatattattTGGTCTTCTTTATAAAGAGGACCATGTTTAAATCCTGCTTCCCCTACTTATtgtaataattgaaaaaaaagaaaaaagaaaaaaagaaaaaatctaacaTGTGTGGGGATAGTAAAACGTTCTTATCTAATTGCTAAAGCAAAGATAAATATGATAATATGAATACAAAGGTTATGTGTAGAAATTaatgtaaattattattggcaaataagttttaagaaaaagaaaacaacacaATATAATGAcagtatttatttataatttgattgaaAGATGCTATGAATAGAAAGATTATGTATAGAAATTTAGGTAAATTATTATTGGCaaacaagtaaaaaagaaagcaaCGGGGTATAATAATAGTATGAATTAAGTTGATTGAAATTCCAAGACAATGCATTTCATTTAAATGGGTTATAATTTAATGTTTTAGTTTTAGaactatataattttaatacttctaaactataagttttaaaatataattttctttaaaaaattaaggaaagagaaatgaaagtCACTAAAAATTGGccaaatagaagaaaaaaaatctgtattttatattctttgttccaaataattattttgattaaaaaatatatatacaactaatttttttttttaaagatacaattgtttatggaagaaaaaatatttttttaattattttttataatgccACTTACCTAGGTGGAATAgcctttaataaaaaaaaattgtaacaaaaaaaaattaaaatataaacattttgACTTTTAAATATTCAATAAATCTAGTgacataacttttttatttattatttacaaaTGTTGAATGATACACTGCAATTAACGAGTAATgctacaaattattttataacatttttagaaattgttaaTGTGACCGgctttttattagttttcatctatATTCactattaacatcacttttttatttactgataattactcaccacatcagtattttgtaaaaaaaatttataaaaattttataccTCTAACATTACTCGAGATTAACATAACTTTATTTCACAATATTTATAAAGATGTCAtgttgtagttttttttttttttaagaaaacttcAATTTATGATGTCTGTTTTtgataatagttctttattatcagaccaagatatcTATTGATTTTAGATGTAAATGGAATTCATCGTAGATTTCTTATTTAACCAGAAAAttttttaccaattgaactagCTTGTTATGTTCTAGTTGGCTAAcaaatatttacttttttttatatataacgaAAATGATGTAGCTTGAATATTACAACTTATCAAATCATTGTGAAAATTCGTGTGTACTTACCCAAATCTGTGTACAGTGTACTTGCCATTTGaaacactaaaataaaaataaaaaaccaaaaacagaaTTGGGtccttgaaaaagaaaaaaaaaatttggggattGGGGAGTACAAATATATTGggactgtgtgtgtgtgtgtgattgatTATAAAGCTTAAAGTAAAGACAGAAAGTTCCAAAACTAGAATAAAACCGTGCGAGTTCCATTCTTGGAAAATCAGAAAACCCATACCCAGTCTTTGAAgagatttagagagagagaaaacaaaaatgtcCGGAGGAATCGCGCGTGGCCGTCTCGCTGAGGAACGAAAAGCCTGGCGTAAGAATCACCCTCATGTccgtactctctctctctatttttatttattttcaatccttcaattttttttcttccttactttttgtttatatttttatatttttgtttaattaggGTTTTGTGGCTAAGCCCGAGACCTGTACTGATGGCTCCGTCAATTTGATGGTCTGGCAGTGCATCATTCCTGGCAAACCTGGGGtcagttcttttttatttatttatttatttttttgttgatatagtttataaaaattatgattggaAACTTTTCTCGTTTATACATGTGATCGATCCTGAATAGTCTGTTGAGGATccgattataaaaaaaaaaaatttaattaagattGTAACTAACGAATTTAAAAATTGCcattagggttttgatttaggagctttttaatttttttttaatttattttattttatactattacTGTATGGATTTTGTTCATTATGTGACTTTTACGCTTTTGTATGACATGGAGGCGGCTGTTTTTTTATGTGATGATGAGTTTTTGATTACTAGCAATTGGcaattaaatgatattttatgtGTAACTTGGtttattttaattggatttggagATCGTTTTTATCAGTGGGTATGGGAGTGATGTCTTATGCTGTAAATGTGCATTTCATCAGCAGTGGGCGGATTTCAGCTATGAATGTAAAAGCGCCTTTCGTGTTGGGCTTTGGTTTTGAGATcaatgcttttttatttattttttttctttttttttttttaaacaattgatgTTGTTCTTGGTGTAGCATAAAGAGACAATGACAATGTTAATGTGCCCACCCTTTTACAGAAATTGTGTTTCTTTATTGAAACTATGGTGCTTATTCCATGTTGTGCAGACATTTAATTACAACATTTTCCTTTGTAGTGCTCCTTACTTCGAACTACTTGGAGAAGCAAGTTTTAATATGGCTGACTTGTTCATGGATATGTTTAACTCAAATATTGTTTATTTGCACCTTCAAAATGCACAATTGTATTAAGCATGTATTGTTAACACAAAGCTATCCAGAAGGTCCTCTTTGAAGTGTGCTTATGTTATCCATTGAGATCATGTAACTTAAAGACAAGTAGTGTGATTTGGGAACTTCGCAAGTTTGACAGGTACCCCAGATATTGCAAATTATGGTATATAGAATGGGCTGAAAAATTCCTTTGTTGTTCTGGCTGgttatattaataattactgattgattttttttttttaataaatcaaaaGTTAATGATACAAGATTTGAATTTTGTTCTCTGGTTGACTTAGCTTTTGAACATTCACCAACTatacttttcctttttaattcttaattttatttacatttttgacATGATCACAAAAGAGTGGGGTTAGTGGATTGATCTTGTGGAACAAAGACTAATAACTGCACAGAACAACAACAAAGGAGTGATGTGCTTTATGTTATTTGGCTTGCAAAAGGATAAAAGGTCATGGATTTAGGGAGTGTTAGATAATGCGATGACCTCTGATGTGGCAAAATCAATGCTTTTGGAAAGAGTTGATTTGCAAAGCAGAAATTGCAAAGATGGCCTAAATAATTCAATAAGGATTTGTTGGTTTGATGATAATGgagactaatttttttattccatttttctTTAGATATGATTTATGATTCATTTACATTGGCACTGTTAGAATCTGAAGGGTTTCCAAAGTAACCCTAGGTTGGGTGGTTGGGAATTTGAGTGAGTCAGGGTAGAAATGGGATTGGCTATGTTTCAGAAGCTATAACATATTGATTGAGATGTGTGAACTTGGAATATGGACATTGTGGTGGTCCTCAACGAAGTAATGGAACTATTAGAGATTATTGATTACATGATTGAAAGTTACTTGAGGGCTTTTTGCAGAGGTACTAGAGGTGAGTATGGGAGGAGACGTTTCCATTGAATACTGCCCGGTAATGGCTGTTATCagaactttattttttaatgctatttcatttaaaaattttcctatATTTATAAAGTTAGAGGTTATGCCAAATGATAAGTTTCCAATTAAAGATGttttcttttagcttttagGGTCTAGATGATGAATTTTGCTGGAAGTAGGTGTGCTGATATAACATTTTGGTGTAATTGCGTTGATTCAGTGCCTCATTTAATGGCAATGCATCTATCTTCTTAACAATGCAGACTGATTGGGATGGTGGCTTCTTTCCACTTACGCTCCACTTTAGTGAGGATTACCCTAGCAAACCCCCAAAGTGCAAGTTCCCTCAAGGTTTCTTCCACCCAAATGTCTACCCCTCAGGGACAGTGTGTTTGTCAATCCTCAATGAGGACAGTGTAAGTACTCAACACTGCCATTACAAGGATTTGAAGATTGAGCTTCTGAGTGTACATGATTGATTATCAAAACTTGCAGTTGTTATTTGACCTTTTGTTTCTGTTTGCAGGGGTGGAGACCAGCCATTACTGTAAAACAAATTCTAGTTGGCATTCAGGACTTGCTAGACCAACCCAACCCTGCTGATCCAGCACAAACTGATGGCTACCAGCTCTTTATTCAGGTTTTTGCAGTCCCTCACATCTTAAATCCTAGACTTTGTCTAAATTTCCAAGTCTTGCTAATGGTATTAACAATACTTCTCTGGCCCTGTTATGCAGGAACCAACTGAGTACAGGAGAAGGGTGCGGCAGCAGGCCAAGCAGTATCCCCCTCTCGTTTAGCATTTTGATGGATGTGGTCAAATTATTTAACTTGTCCATTATTAAATGCTTAAAGCCCTTTTAAGATTGGACCGCGTCATTGGCAGgattttagttgtttttcaAACATGGCTATAAATTTGTTAGGAGTGGATTTGTCGTTACCATGTTCACTGTGGATATAATAAAATATGGTTGTATTTATGGTTACTTATGCTGGAAGGAATGTCAAATGTTGACTGCAACATACCTGTTTCGAGCGTCTTTTTAGTAAACCGTATCTCTCTGCTGAGTGGCAATGTGCTTATTGCGAGACCCCATTCTTCTCTTGATATGGCTATGCAAGTGGTCCTTAGCATAACCCAATTATAAAGAGCAAGATGGTTACTGTTGTGCAATATTGTTGTTATTCTCTTTTGGTAGTCTTATGCAGTAAGTGAATATGAGGAGCTATGATGTTCCGGGGACGGATCAAGTTTGAGGATGTTTAAGGTGAGTACATGTGAATAATATGCAGGAGCTGTAAAAGAGGTGGTGTTGCACTTGCGATATAAGATAATAAGTACTGAAAAGAGGGATAAATGTGGTTGAGGATTATAgaatttaatacaaaatttcttAATCTATGTTGAAAAGGTTCTCTCCAAAATAAGttgacaatatttttctatttaatttgacaaaaaataatcatataatttttttttgaaatatgttcAGTCAAATTGTGTTTGGGATGAAACTAATATAGATATATCTGCCAAGCTTTAGCTGTTGTCCCATCCATAAAAGAATCAATATATGCTGAAATTATTCTGtgatgcatttttatttttttgagaagatattctatgatgcatttcattcattcattgcaCCAttcattcatataattttttttttttttgcaaacattcatataatttaattattcacTAGTGATGAAAACTCCTAAGCTCCTCGATCAATGCAGCCAAGTTGGTATAAGATAGAATAATTATTTCATGCATTGAATGTATATATGCATTCTCCTTTGTGGCATCTCCACTTCTTTTCAGcttctattttgtatttaacaatttatatttttgaattcttgtAATCTTTATCTGCTACACTCCTTATCATGTgtattaatctatatatataaaacaaaaaaactcaatacAATATGAGAGGGTtgcaacaattaaaaaaattacgtTTGTTTCAATTAGGTATTAgtgcttgtgtgtgtgtgtgtcatgGCCTCAGActaatcttcttcttcacctTCTTCTACTTAACTCCACCACATCTCCCTTACCCgcttcttctcttccttgtCAAATGCTCATCATTCCCTATCCATCATTCATACCAACAGTAATTCTCTCTACTGGAAAAAACCCAATTACTTCCCTATCTTAAAGGTCATGATCTTCTTGGTTTCAGTGATGGTTCAAACCCATGCCCTCTATCCACAGTTTGTGTCAACAATGTTTCAACCCCAACTCTGGTATGCCCTTCTTGGACTAGGCAAGACCAACTTCTCATGAGCCTTCTCATTTCTATTGGATGAAATCACACCACTACTAGATGTTGGCTTCTCTTCATCAAAAGAAATTTGGACCACTTTTGAAGCGTCACTTGCCTCTACTTCCAAGGTCCAATACTCATATTTTTGTATTCACTCTCTTTACTAGGGTTGTAAATGAGTCGAGtcaagattatcaaaaaatttcaagattgtTTATATAACTTTACTTTGAAAATTATGCTTATCATCAAGTAAGATTACATGTTCAAGCTTTTTTTTACTCATTCACACATGTATGTtaataattactaattaaattctagttgaaattatattatcaagTTAACTAtatagaatgattttttttttttattttttatgaacttataaaaattagattatttaactttttttattgttaaaaattatatataatttggatTATGtttgttatcaataaattataaacaaattttttgacTTTATAAAAACTTACCATATACTATATACTGTATTTCCTTATAATAAATACacgaaaaatataatattataatcaaacatcaaataatttcaaacatATACAAGAATAAAAATTGGTTTATTCTATTCCTTTTAAAGAtactaaaattacaaattagtttgtttctctttctctttatgtTAATGCTATATATCCGataatcaaatcaaattatttaatataacacattataaattcatttaaaataaagacAATTGCTAATGACTCCTCCTCAAAAAATTGCTATTGACTCTTGCTAATTTCCAAGATctatatttaccattttttttctccatagCTTTCCTTGTACAAGTACGTGTTTTCCTATAATgtttaaattatcaattaattGCGCATGCTTCTTAATTTTCTTGCTAATGATTTCCAAAATCTTTGTTTTCtgatttataattattttcttagTGTAAATACGTCTGGCCAATTAATTCAATGTCTGTCAATGACTATTCATTTCGCTTTTAAGTCAAACTTTCAATATTGCTATGTCAAACGAGCAATAATTAATGGAAATCAACTAcagaaattttctttaaaaaagaaaaaagaaaaaaaaataaagaccaGATAAATTGGTGCTTCACTTCATTCTGTATATAATTAGTACggtatataactatatattacTAGAGGGGGGGCATGAAAAATACTTTGGGATAGCTAGCACAAGATTATTCCAATTTACTAAACCTCCTGCAGAAGCTGAGCTTGGTTTCAAATCTCATTGGATTTGAAATATGAAACCCGCGATTCTAtggtataaaattaaaagatgttGTCTAGagttttataattcaactaacgcttttgaatgtttttaatcCAGACGTTCAAGATTCAAATCCCCTCTTTCCAATTGTAACGATCAACtaatcaaaaataataaataaagagaaatgttaACGGGCACTATGCAGTACTTGCTAAGGTTTTCCTAATGTGAGTTTTgcgtaataaaaaaaatgagataaatgaaagaaaatgacaTAAAAGTAGTTATAAAGCtgaaaaaataacataaagttgcaaaaaagatttaaaaaaaatggtcacaaaaaagtcaaaaaaattgttgttaatgTGGTGCCTATTAACACAATCCataaataaatgctaaaatatgtCAAACAATTGAAGTACATGGCTCTTGGTCttagtaataaataaaagatttagtaaaaaaaaaaatgtacaaagatatttatttgatttgctAGGGTGCAAAGGTATCATTCTTagcaaaagaaatgaaaaattactcCTATATGTCGTTGAGAGTGCTTTCGTCAACCATagcaaaattataaacaaaggTTGAATTTGTGATCATTGATCTATAGGATCTATAGGAGTAAACATTGAATTTGGAGTCGATGCATGCACCAAGTTCTCCCCtttggatttcattttataGTCAAACCGCATGATTTTGAAACATGCAGGCGTCAAAGATTGAATTGAAACATCTTATTTACATGCAGGCGTCAAAGATTGAATTGAAACAtcttatttatcattttatctATATCTCTGGACTCTTCTATTCCTAGTAAAAAGTTTAGACACGTcaatgctttatttatttatttttctcattcttattTGTGAATCACAATTCTCTCCCCTTTTTTATGTGCAAAGGAAAAATCTTTTAAAGCACTTATACACTCCGTACACATAATATTCATAATTTCACATGCgctgtccatatatatatatatatatatattttttttttttaagtatatccaCATTCAACACATAAAATGGATAGTGTACAACAATTATACACTTAGTGTGCAATAATCAATGCCAATGTGCaaataatggataataaagATTTCCTTTCAACAAACTCAACAGAAAGAGTACTGGTTACAGAAAATTCAAACTTCTGAGAACATAttagaaaaatcagaagcaaaTGGCAAAATGACATCATGCGGGACATCATGAAACATGAATATTAAAGTCCTCTAATTGGGTGCATCAACTCTTGCAGGGGTatctacacatttttttacttCACATAGACGTGTTGCACTTTTCCTCCTCAAAACACAAGTAAACACCTGTCATCAATGATAGATAGCACAATGTTGCCTATTGTTAGTATTTTGATTTTCCACAAAATTAACCACCACTTTGGCATCAATTTCTATTGCTATGGTCTCCATCTGAAAGGCCAATTGAAGCTCATCTGAGAGACCATAACTCTGCCAGAGCACTAGTAGTGACACCAATAGCTCTGGAATAACCTCATACCTATTGCTAACCCCAGGTAACTGATGAAGAAGCATAAGAATTGAGTTTGACTAGTTCGTTTTATCCATTTGATCCAGGGAATTGGCTTTTGATAGGTCACAATACAGCATAACTGAGCAACATTTCT is a genomic window of Quercus lobata isolate SW786 chromosome 2, ValleyOak3.0 Primary Assembly, whole genome shotgun sequence containing:
- the LOC115974150 gene encoding SUMO-conjugating enzyme SCE1-like, whose product is MSGGIARGRLAEERKAWRKNHPHGFVAKPETCTDGSVNLMVWQCIIPGKPGTDWDGGFFPLTLHFSEDYPSKPPKCKFPQGFFHPNVYPSGTVCLSILNEDSGWRPAITVKQILVGIQDLLDQPNPADPAQTDGYQLFIQEPTEYRRRVRQQAKQYPPLV